One stretch of Balneola sp. MJW-20 DNA includes these proteins:
- a CDS encoding sugar MFS transporter translates to MSEKNQTNRSAFIVVTTLFFMWGFITVLVDALIPRLREVFELSYFEAGLVQFSFFTAYFVMSIPSGGLISRIGYKKGVITGLITMGAGCLLFYPAASLRVFPIFLIALFVLASGITMLQVAANPYVAALGPAKTASSRLNLSQAFNSLGTTIAPLVSAAFILGNTVASSTEVSAMTEIEREAYYIAEAGAVQGPFLVLSMVLLVLAGVFAAFKLPKILESDHDRSGSYRSALKYKHLIFGAIGIFVYVGAEVTIGSYLVNYFLSLDVESLVEGSSLMTAVAGFLSGSEPGQLNPARLAGTFVFFYWGGAMIGRFIGSAIQLKVQPAKLLSMYAGANVLLLIFTMLSSDYTAFFTVLSMGLFNSIMFPTIFTLSIDGIGNNTAQGSGILCTAIVGGAFIPPLYGYFADLYTLQAAFIIPLVCYLYITWYGLYGAKIDDTES, encoded by the coding sequence ATGTCTGAAAAGAATCAAACTAACCGATCCGCTTTTATAGTAGTTACCACTCTGTTTTTTATGTGGGGATTTATAACAGTGCTGGTTGACGCACTGATACCCCGGTTACGCGAAGTTTTTGAACTGAGTTATTTTGAAGCCGGATTGGTGCAGTTTTCCTTTTTCACCGCTTATTTTGTCATGTCCATTCCCAGCGGGGGACTTATCTCGAGAATTGGGTATAAAAAAGGAGTAATTACCGGATTGATCACTATGGGTGCAGGATGCCTGCTTTTCTACCCCGCAGCTTCTCTTAGGGTATTTCCGATCTTTTTGATCGCACTCTTTGTACTTGCCAGTGGCATTACCATGCTGCAGGTGGCTGCAAACCCATATGTAGCAGCCCTCGGACCTGCAAAAACAGCTTCCAGCCGATTAAATCTTTCCCAGGCGTTTAACTCGCTCGGTACTACTATTGCCCCACTTGTAAGTGCTGCATTTATTCTGGGCAATACGGTTGCAAGTTCTACTGAAGTTTCAGCTATGACTGAGATCGAAAGAGAGGCTTATTATATCGCTGAAGCCGGTGCTGTACAGGGACCTTTCTTAGTTTTATCCATGGTCTTGCTGGTTCTTGCCGGAGTGTTTGCCGCGTTCAAACTACCAAAGATCCTGGAGAGCGATCACGATCGAAGCGGCAGTTATCGTTCTGCCCTGAAATACAAGCACCTGATATTCGGTGCCATCGGAATCTTCGTGTACGTAGGAGCGGAGGTAACCATAGGTAGTTATCTGGTTAATTACTTCTTATCTCTGGATGTTGAGAGCCTGGTTGAGGGGAGCAGTCTCATGACCGCCGTTGCAGGGTTTCTGTCCGGTTCGGAGCCCGGTCAGCTAAACCCGGCCCGATTAGCCGGTACTTTTGTATTCTTCTACTGGGGTGGAGCTATGATCGGCCGCTTTATTGGATCTGCTATTCAGCTCAAAGTGCAGCCGGCAAAACTTCTATCTATGTATGCAGGAGCAAATGTGCTGTTACTGATCTTCACGATGCTGAGCTCAGATTACACAGCTTTCTTCACCGTTTTATCTATGGGGCTTTTTAATTCTATCATGTTTCCTACGATCTTCACTTTATCAATAGACGGAATTGGGAATAATACTGCACAGGGCTCAGGTATACTTTGCACCGCAATTGTAGGGGGTGCTTTTATCCCACCTCTTTACGGTTATTTTGCTGATCTCTATACCTTACAAGCAGCATTCATTATTCCACTGGTCTGTTATCTGTATATCACCTGGTATGGACTTTATGGTGCAAAAATCGATGATACAGAATCCTGA
- a CDS encoding glycoside hydrolase family 3 N-terminal domain-containing protein: protein MIYKDPSVSTSERVRDLISRMTLQEKIGQMTQLDITLINKTGEQRDVELDPDKARKYITEHHIGSFLNGEAASQQEWHDYIFGIQKIAVEESRLGIPVIYGIDHMHGASYLKDATIFPHNLNLAATFDPKHAQNTAEVTVFESGNLGHHWIFAPVLDLGRNPKWPRFYETFGESAFLASKFGTAFVESLQKKRAENKYCIAATGKHFLGYSDPKSGWDRTTVDLSDQTIHEFHLPSFKAAIDAGLRSVMLNSGEINGIPVHASHKIITGLLREKLNFDGVVVTDWDDIGKLVDFHHTAENYTEAVYQSVSAGIDMSMTPLGLDFNESMLSLVKSGRISEERIDESLKRILKMKFETGLFEHPYPEIELPGRISRPDNRAKALEAAKDSLVLLKNNNNLLPLKKEKQTILLLGPSADSKRNLCGGWTISWQGGHEKDYPDRVLTLREALNNEFPSSRILRPQNWQDESEVSLMAEEADVIITAIGEEPYTEFAGNLTDLNLPPEQIRMIRQLTDTGKPVISIYLGGRPRVVHDVIDSIDSFIWAGLPGFEGAEAIAQLLSGSYNPCGRLPFSYPKSPNHFVPHNHKPSDIYHFDPDKANIILQGEEIVWEWAFGEGLSYNTYEFSELRLSTKESLFNTEITATVKVTNTGDRPGEVPVLWFIRDMVGSVSRPVKELKHFTKIALSAGESSTQSFRINPMKHLSFPDCDGNRIIEEGHFSLTVGDISETFRLIRSD from the coding sequence TTGATCTATAAAGATCCTTCTGTTTCAACTTCAGAAAGAGTTCGTGACCTCATTTCCAGGATGACCCTTCAGGAAAAGATCGGTCAGATGACTCAGCTGGATATCACACTGATCAATAAAACCGGTGAGCAGCGGGATGTTGAACTCGATCCTGACAAAGCACGAAAATATATTACTGAACATCACATTGGTTCATTCCTGAATGGTGAAGCTGCGTCTCAGCAAGAATGGCATGATTATATTTTTGGGATACAGAAAATAGCGGTAGAGGAATCCAGACTAGGTATCCCGGTTATCTATGGGATTGACCATATGCATGGTGCCAGCTACCTGAAGGATGCGACGATTTTTCCTCATAATTTAAATCTCGCGGCTACATTTGATCCAAAGCATGCTCAAAATACTGCCGAGGTCACCGTTTTTGAATCCGGCAACCTGGGTCACCACTGGATCTTTGCTCCCGTACTGGATCTTGGAAGAAATCCCAAATGGCCGAGATTTTATGAGACCTTTGGAGAATCCGCCTTTCTGGCATCTAAATTCGGAACCGCTTTTGTAGAGAGCCTGCAGAAAAAAAGAGCAGAGAATAAATATTGCATTGCTGCTACGGGAAAGCATTTTCTGGGTTATTCAGATCCAAAATCCGGATGGGACCGAACTACGGTCGATCTTTCTGATCAAACCATCCATGAGTTTCATCTTCCCTCTTTTAAAGCTGCCATTGATGCAGGACTAAGGTCTGTCATGCTGAACAGCGGTGAGATCAACGGCATCCCGGTACATGCTTCCCATAAGATCATTACCGGACTTCTACGTGAAAAATTAAATTTCGATGGTGTGGTAGTAACCGACTGGGATGATATCGGCAAGCTGGTGGATTTTCATCATACTGCCGAAAACTATACGGAAGCAGTTTATCAGTCAGTATCTGCAGGTATAGATATGAGCATGACCCCTCTTGGTCTCGATTTCAATGAATCAATGCTCAGTCTGGTAAAATCCGGCAGGATCTCAGAAGAACGTATTGATGAGTCTTTGAAAAGGATCCTGAAAATGAAATTTGAGACCGGACTATTTGAACACCCCTACCCTGAAATAGAATTACCCGGAAGAATTTCAAGACCGGATAATAGGGCAAAGGCTCTGGAAGCTGCGAAAGATTCTCTGGTCCTGCTTAAAAATAATAACAACCTGCTACCTCTGAAGAAGGAAAAACAGACTATCTTACTCCTGGGTCCTTCTGCTGATTCAAAACGGAATCTCTGCGGGGGGTGGACCATATCATGGCAGGGTGGCCACGAAAAAGATTATCCGGATAGAGTCCTAACCCTCCGTGAAGCACTTAATAATGAGTTTCCTTCATCAAGGATCCTAAGGCCTCAAAACTGGCAGGATGAATCTGAAGTAAGTTTGATGGCCGAAGAAGCTGATGTGATCATCACAGCGATCGGAGAGGAACCTTATACAGAATTTGCAGGCAACCTTACCGATCTCAATCTACCGCCTGAACAGATCAGAATGATCAGGCAGTTAACGGATACCGGAAAACCAGTCATTTCAATCTACCTCGGAGGCAGACCGAGGGTCGTTCACGACGTGATCGATAGTATAGATTCTTTCATCTGGGCCGGATTACCGGGGTTTGAAGGAGCGGAAGCTATAGCCCAGTTACTGTCCGGTTCATATAATCCTTGTGGCCGACTGCCTTTCTCATACCCGAAATCCCCGAATCATTTTGTACCCCATAACCACAAACCCAGTGATATATATCACTTCGATCCTGACAAAGCCAACATTATCCTTCAGGGTGAGGAGATCGTATGGGAATGGGCTTTTGGTGAAGGATTAAGTTACAATACTTATGAATTTTCGGAACTCAGGCTAAGTACCAAAGAGAGCCTGTTCAATACTGAGATCACTGCTACTGTTAAGGTAACGAATACAGGAGATCGTCCGGGAGAAGTGCCTGTGCTATGGTTTATCAGAGACATGGTGGGATCTGTCAGCAGACCGGTTAAAGAACTAAAGCACTTCACAAAGATCGCTCTGAGTGCAGGAGAAAGCAGTACTCAATCTTTCCGGATCAACCCGATGAAGCATCTGTCATTTCCGGACTGTGACGGGAACCGGATCATTGAAGAAGGTCACTTTTCATTGACCGTCGGAGATATCTCAGAAACATTCAGATTGATCCGATCTGATTAA
- a CDS encoding glycosyltransferase family 2 protein: protein MTESLQRPDPEISIVIPLLNEEESLSELRKEIDNALKDFRSYEIIFVDDGSKDDSWEVIADMSRNDERVRGISFRNNYGKSVALQAGFEKCKGHYVVTMDADLQDDPNEVPEMIEMLDAGYDLVSGWKKVRHDPITKTIPSKFFNFVTRKAAGIELHDFNCGLKAYRAEVVSNIYLYGELHRYIPMLAKREGFDRIAEKVVQHHPRKFGKTKFGISRFMNGFLDLVTILFVQKYLQKPMHLFGTVGTILLLVGGGINIYLAYVKLILGEGIGDRPLLFLGILLMVLGVQIFSTGLIAELVNKNHVEKQKPRIRDYVN from the coding sequence TTGACAGAATCTCTACAAAGACCGGACCCCGAGATCAGCATTGTGATCCCTTTACTGAATGAAGAAGAGTCATTAAGTGAACTTAGAAAGGAGATAGATAATGCGCTGAAGGATTTCAGAAGCTATGAGATCATTTTTGTGGATGACGGTTCAAAAGACGATTCCTGGGAAGTAATAGCTGATATGTCGAGGAATGATGAAAGAGTAAGAGGAATATCATTCCGAAATAACTACGGTAAAAGTGTGGCTCTGCAGGCGGGCTTTGAGAAATGCAAAGGGCACTATGTGGTGACAATGGATGCCGACCTGCAGGATGATCCGAATGAAGTACCGGAAATGATCGAAATGCTTGATGCAGGATATGACCTGGTTTCCGGATGGAAAAAAGTAAGACATGATCCTATCACTAAGACCATTCCCTCCAAGTTCTTTAATTTTGTGACCAGAAAAGCGGCCGGAATCGAACTACATGACTTTAATTGCGGGCTAAAAGCTTACCGGGCTGAGGTAGTATCAAATATCTACCTTTACGGGGAATTGCACCGGTATATACCCATGCTGGCTAAACGAGAAGGTTTTGACCGAATTGCTGAAAAAGTAGTACAGCATCATCCCCGAAAATTCGGAAAAACCAAGTTTGGTATTTCCCGTTTTATGAATGGCTTCCTTGATCTGGTTACCATTCTGTTTGTTCAGAAATACCTGCAAAAACCCATGCATTTATTTGGTACAGTAGGTACCATCCTTCTTTTGGTCGGTGGCGGGATCAATATATACCTTGCCTATGTAAAGCTGATCCTCGGTGAGGGAATTGGCGATCGACCATTGTTATTTCTGGGTATTCTGCTGATGGTACTCGGTGTTCAGATCTTTTCAACGGGTCTTATTGCTGAGCTGGTGAACAAAAATCACGTTGAAAAGCAGAAGCCGAGAATACGTGATTACGTAAACTGA